A window of the Brachyspira suanatina genome harbors these coding sequences:
- a CDS encoding bacteriohemerythrin, with protein MSDKYIVWEDKYKVGYKRIDDQHLELIEIINDLHDCMDNRDSEDEELKAEFKKALRKTVDYVAFHFSYEEKIMHVIKYDKLIEHSSYHKEFTNTIYNYVKSYESGSLDAINNLVQYLKDWFLNHILVTDKKFIKEVKEALEKLSKEE; from the coding sequence ATGAGCGATAAATACATAGTATGGGAAGATAAGTACAAAGTAGGATATAAAAGAATAGATGATCAGCATTTAGAATTAATAGAAATAATAAATGATTTGCATGATTGTATGGATAATAGAGATTCCGAAGATGAAGAACTTAAAGCTGAGTTTAAAAAGGCTTTAAGGAAAACAGTAGATTATGTGGCATTCCATTTTTCTTATGAAGAGAAGATAATGCATGTTATTAAATATGATAAATTAATAGAACATTCTTCATACCATAAAGAATTTACGAATACAATTTACAATTATGTCAAATCTTATGAGAGCGGCTCTTTAGATGCTATCAATAATTTAGTACAGTATCTAAAAGATTGGTTTTTGAACCATATTTTAGTTACAGATAAAAAATTTATAAAAGAAGTGAAGGAAGCATTAGAAAAGCTTTCTAAAGAAGAATAA
- a CDS encoding bacteriohemerythrin produces the protein MEEMVEITVRKGWIKWEERFKTGYKRIDNQHKELVNIINDLYETGVKGDIGDEEVQKAFKEIVKRTIDYATYHFAYEEKIMNAINYSAAKDHISKHRSFSLKIVDEVNSYERGDNLVIKDFITFLKDWLLNHIVLEDKKFISEVKATLAKMYEEEMN, from the coding sequence ATGGAAGAAATGGTAGAAATTACTGTGAGAAAAGGTTGGATTAAATGGGAAGAAAGATTCAAAACTGGTTATAAAAGAATAGATAATCAGCATAAAGAATTAGTAAACATCATAAACGACCTTTATGAAACGGGTGTAAAAGGCGATATCGGAGATGAAGAAGTACAAAAAGCATTCAAAGAAATCGTAAAAAGAACTATAGATTATGCTACTTATCACTTCGCTTATGAAGAAAAAATTATGAATGCTATAAATTATTCTGCTGCTAAAGACCATATTTCCAAACATAGATCTTTTTCTCTAAAAATAGTTGATGAGGTTAATAGCTATGAAAGAGGTGATAATTTAGTAATTAAAGATTTTATTACCTTTTTAAAAGATTGGCTTTTGAATCATATAGTACTTGAGGATAAAAAATTTATATCTGAAGTAAAAGCTACATTAGCTAAAATGTATGAAGAAGAAATGAATTAA
- a CDS encoding NAD-dependent deacylase, giving the protein MIDYKLIAQTIKESKYAVSFTGAGISVESGVPPFRGENGLWEKHGSQFAEISYFVKHQKESWKSLKKVFYDPITDVKPNKAHIVLANLEKMGIMRSVITQNIDNLHQEAGSKIVYELHGTAQYAVCMKCKTRYKINKEILAMDPPSCEKCGSTLKPDFVFFGEQLPAIDFNSSIEDAQKSDLFIIVGTGGEVMPAAQIPHIAKRAGARIIEINPQPSNFTNYIVDIYIQEKAGKAFAEIEKYL; this is encoded by the coding sequence ATGATAGATTATAAATTAATAGCACAAACAATAAAAGAATCAAAATATGCTGTATCTTTCACAGGTGCAGGAATAAGTGTAGAAAGCGGTGTACCTCCTTTCAGAGGAGAAAATGGGCTTTGGGAAAAACATGGAAGTCAGTTCGCTGAAATTTCATATTTTGTAAAGCATCAAAAAGAATCTTGGAAATCTTTGAAAAAAGTTTTTTATGATCCTATAACAGATGTTAAACCTAATAAGGCTCATATAGTATTAGCAAATTTAGAAAAGATGGGTATTATGAGAAGTGTGATCACACAAAATATTGATAATCTTCATCAGGAAGCCGGAAGCAAAATAGTATATGAACTTCATGGTACAGCCCAATATGCAGTTTGTATGAAATGTAAAACAAGATATAAAATTAATAAAGAAATACTTGCTATGGATCCGCCTTCATGCGAGAAATGCGGTTCTACTTTAAAACCTGATTTTGTATTTTTTGGAGAACAGCTTCCTGCAATAGATTTCAATTCTTCTATAGAAGATGCGCAAAAAAGTGATTTATTTATTATAGTAGGTACAGGCGGAGAAGTAATGCCTGCAGCACAGATTCCTCATATAGCAAAAAGAGCAGGTGCTAGAATCATAGAAATTAATCCTCAGCCATCAAATTTTACTAATTACATAGTAGACATTTATATTCAGGAAAAAGCAGGAAAAGCATTTGCAGAAATAGAAAAATATTTATAA